One genomic region from Anopheles bellator chromosome 2, idAnoBellAS_SP24_06.2, whole genome shotgun sequence encodes:
- the LOC131212255 gene encoding uncharacterized protein LOC131212255 — protein MPRMKKKVDDSVSGPSPAQLPVETLTAGRSRRTIKPNPRYQNDEMVMMSTRSMDAYEGSEVSGEEYDQEEDEELRRELMARRAMLRSATPQSEGVPKRRGRPPKNKNLLALRTEPMKNLRKEVLKKMDMRTLSMGQSRLLGSSLVRDGRRRLDMSTDPMDTDSADQDDLGMEELEQRGSDDGNSLNAYRKVLNPGAYKMHMAEKTVLVRRGSGMRGTETRTADGTSEEEEEEEEEEDEDDYFNDSDSRTERQQQPLPPKRGRPRKHPLAKKPASPFVAKVLLPGMKHKLGGGTVLKRKSAPATDSDDEGRQQDSQQRTRMLRRSYGVKGNKNDPNESESDNEENDKEQQRRALQRTRSFPSLMRPGQSRVTQKTEQQGEKQSLSPTITIVNVNDIMKKKSKSSTDLRRRMEAADVEEPAEDEGEEQDSDGTNAGDKPKTNNRLVATILERKRPIVLEQPRDMRRKTEMFTKALAGRAKLGEDVDYDEVLEKNILSPVHKVGSRVAQSSRGRGRGTPSARAKENLSGGYKTNNNLYKGGTNGRYSLGDGRLSAGRGLALKRPNQPPRILNATMKMGEGKAQSKLAASGANNHYSIDLTDPDNNVTLISSNDSTPTKRILPSTALRPGGLVLGRSNATSTPLAAGRPLASQVQRPAVIGRTVDMKKKKITCYETWYVISCKNQGNLVKKPTFALTMIGLGNIASSIQLPSDAWSLRTVLERRKTPAGEGQEIFCGEVQDNTIAEADKFRFEPNRIMFRRKAPIPGRFNVQYDRTVIFRNDTYMINVEGQSCRLVGAPVLLETLEDIETLLTIVDFIDVENSCVEVAQTGRSFDATVFPKRIVVNSSNRGIAT, from the coding sequence ATGCCTCGAATGAAAAAGAAGGTCGATGACTCGGTTTCGGGGCCATCTCCGGCACAGCTGCCCGTGGAAACACTCACGGCCGGTAGGTCACGGCGTACGATTAAGCCGAACCCTAGGTATCAGAACGACGAAATGGTAATGATGTCAACAAGGAGCATGGATGCGTACGAAGGGAGCGAAGTAAGCGGTGAGGAGTACGATCAGGAAGAGGACGAGGAGTTGCGGCGGGAATTGATGGCCCGCAGGGCGATGCTCAGGTCGGCTACGCCTCAATCCGAGGGTGTCCCAAAACGGCGTGGAAGACCTCCGAAGAACAAAAATCTGTTGGCTCTGCGAACGGAACCGATGAAAAATCTGCGCAAAGAGGTGTTGAAGAAAATGGACATGCGAACGCTCAGTATGGGCCAATCGCGTCTTCTGGGGTCGTCGCTGGTGCGTGATGGTCGGCGTAGATTGGACATGAGCACGGATCCGATGGACACAGACTCTGCTGACCAGGACGATCTGGGTATGGAGGAGCTAGAGCAAAGAGGGTCTGATGATGGCAACAGTTTGAATGCCTACCGCAAGGTGCTCAATCCGGGGGCTTACAAAATGCACATGGCCGAGAAAACGGTTCTCGTTCGACGGGGAAGCGGGATGCGAGGCACTGAGACCAGAACCGCTGATGGCACAtctgaagaagaagaagaagaagaagaagaagaagatgaggACGATTACTTCAATGACAGCGACTCGCGCACggagcgccagcagcaaccctTACCGCCCAAGCGTGGCCGCCCGCGGAAGCACCCGTTGGCCAAAAAGCCAGCGTCACCGTTCGTGGCcaaggtgctgctgccgggaaTGAAGCATAAGTTGGGTGGCGGGACGGTTTTGAAGCGAAAATCGGCTCCAGCGACGGACTCCGACGACGAAGGCCGCCAACAGGATAGTCAGCAGAGGACAAGAATGTTACGGCGTTCGTACGGCGTGAAGGGTAACAAAAATGACCCCAATGAGTCAGAATCCGACAACGAGGAAAACGACAAAGAACAACAGCGTAGGGCCCTGCAGCGTACTCGGTCATTCCCATCACTGATGCGCCCGGGACAGTCCCGTGTAACGCAAAAAACCGAGCAGCAGGGAGAAAAACAGTCACTTTCAccgacgatcacgatcgtcaACGTGAACGACATTATgaagaagaaatcgaaaagctCCACCGACCTGAGACGTCGGATGGAGGCAGCGGACGTAGAGGAGCCGGCCGAGGATGAGGGAGAAGAGCAGGATTCGGATGGGACCAATGCGGGCGACaagccgaaaacaaacaaccggctGGTGGCGACTATCCTTGAGCGGAAGAGACCGATCGTGCTGGAACAGCCGCGCGACATGCGCCGTAAGACGGAAATGTTCACGAAAGCATTGGCAGGGCGTGCCAAACTGGGCGAGGATGTTGATTACGACGAGGTCCTGGAAAAGAACATCCTCTCTCCCGTCCACAAGGTAGGGTCGCGAGTGGCACAGTCCAGTCGTGGCCGCGGTCGAGGCACACCCAGTGCACGGGCCAAAGAGAATCTTTCCGGGGggtacaaaacaaacaacaatctgTACAAAGGCGGCACCAACGGGCGATACTCCCTTGGCGATGGTCGGCTAAGCGCTGGCAGAGGACTGGCGTTGAAACGACCCAATCAACCACCACGGATACTGAATGCCACCATGAAGATGGGCGAGGGTAAAGCACAGTCGAAGCTGGCCGCCAGTGGTGCCAACAATCACTACTCGATCGATCTTACCGATCCGGACAACAACGTGACACTGATTTCGTCCAACGACAGCACACCCACCAAACGCATTCTCCCAAGTACCGCACTGCGGCCAGGAGGCCTCGTGTTAGGGCGATCGAACGCAACGTCGACACCGTTGGCAGCGGGACGTCCGCTGGCATCACAAGTGCAAAGACCGGCGGTAATCGGCCGGACGGTGgacatgaagaagaagaaaatcacgTGCTACGAAACGTGGTACGTGATCAGCTGCAAGAACCAGGGCAATCTGGTGAAGAAACCAACCTTCGCGCTGACAATGATTGGGCTTGGCAATATCGCATCCAGCATCCAGCTGCCATCGGACGCGTGGTCACTCCGGACGGTGCTCGAGCGCCGCAAGACACCGGCAGGCGAAGGCCAGGAGATTTTTTGTGGTGAAGTCCAGGACAATACGATCGCGGAAGCCGACAAGTTCAGATTTGAACCGAATCGGATTATGTTCCGTCGGAAGGCACCCATCCCTGGGCGCTTTAATGTGCAGTACGATAGAACGGTCATTTTCCGGAACGACACGTACATGATCAACGTGGAGGGTCAGAGCTGCCGGCTGGTGGGAGCGCCGGTCTTGCTCGAAACGCTCGAGGATATTGAAACCCTGCTGACGATCGTGGATTTCATCGACGTGGAAAACAGCTGTGTTGAAGTGGCCCAGACCGGCCGTTCGTTTGACGCCACTGTCTTTCCCAAGCGTATCGTCGTCAATAGCAGTAACAGAGGCATTGCAACCTAA
- the LOC131212256 gene encoding ribokinase, whose translation MSAFKFDVLVFGSCIVDFISYVPRLPKAGETLHGTRFATGYGGKGANQCVAAARLGSRAAIVGKLGDDVWGAAYRDALAAEGIVVENVELVPGESTGIAQINVADNGDNQIVIVTGANRSLGTADVAHCQALFRQARILICQLETPLEGTIAALGAFEGISILNAAPAPDHKILVSLLALPTIFCVNEIEAAQLTGMAEVSDIAQAKVAVLRLRDMGCRTVIITLGEKGAVFAENGSTQVYHVPSTKVNKVVDTTGAGDVFIGALAHFIAQSGAALACCIFAANRVAARSVQKPGTQTSFPRLSELDLPGDDDLATLPTQWELV comes from the exons ATGTCAGCATTCAAGTTCGACGTCCTGGTGTTTGGTTCGTGCATAGTCGATTTCATAAG CTATGTTCCCCGGTTGCCGAAGGCGGGTGAAACATTGCACGGTACCCGGTTCGCCACCGGGTACGGTGGTAAGGGCGCGAACCAGTGTGTGGCCGCGGCCCGACTCGGCAGCCGAgcggccatcgtcggcaaGCTGGGTGATGATGTGTGGGGAGCAGCCTACCGCGATGCGCTCGCAGCCGAAGGCATCGTCGTGGAGAACGTCGAACTCGTCCCGGGAGAGAGTACCGGCATCGCGCAGATCAACGTGGCCGACAACGGCGACAATCAGATTGTGATCGTGACCGGTGCCAATCGATCCCTCGGAACCGCCGATGTCGCCCATTGCCAGGCACTGTTCCGTCAGGCGCGGATCCTGATTTGCCAGCTTGAGACACCGCTGGAAGGAACGATTGCGGCGCTCGGCGCCTTCGAAGGTATTTCGATACTGAAtgcggccccggcaccggatcaTAAAATTCTCGTATCGCTGCTCGCATTGCCGACGATTTTCTGCGTAAACGAAATCGAAGCCGCACAGCTGACGGGGATGGCCGAAGTCAGCGACATCGC GCAAGCGAAAGTGGCAGTGCTGCGCCTGAGAGACATGGGATGCCGCACGGTGATTATAACGCTCGGTGAGAAGGGCGCAGTGTTTGCGGAGAACGGCAGCACCCAGGTGTACCACGTGCCATCTACCAAAGTGAACAAGGTGGTGGATACGACG GGAGCTGGGGATGTGTTTATTGGTGCGTTGGCTCACTTCATAGCCCAATCTGGCGCAGCGCTGGCCTGCTGCATTTTTGCAGCTAACCGCGTTGCAGCACGGTCCGTTCAGAAGCCGGGAACACAGACCAGCTTTCCACGTTTGAGCGAGCTGGACCTTCCGGGTGACGATGATCTGGCGACTCTGCCCACGCAGTGGGAACTGGTGTGA